A window of the Acipenser ruthenus chromosome 30, fAciRut3.2 maternal haplotype, whole genome shotgun sequence genome harbors these coding sequences:
- the LOC117394252 gene encoding zinc finger CCCH domain-containing protein 4 isoform X1 codes for MAVESMSVHQSSPTTSNHEHINNVLTDESREDHELEEGELEDDGGEVESPKAGEPQEKAGGRGRERERHGSGSEDDKSHRRKRKRRKEREKEKRRAKKRRKSKHKRHASSSDEHSEFSDESDYSPGEKGLRKYREYSPQYPPQALQPHPGYPPPPHGGPMPKKGGYMKLEKPGGYGGYDEYDEENYEGGEEEEMGDEDYDDFAKELNQYRKAKEGTGGNRGRGGKGRGKNQRGRVGRGGGMRGRGGRGGGPRGRGRGKMGGENDDGDGMMFCEEMEYGEEDFDHMGDEEFDGYSKEMNHYRRNKDGPNRGRGAKGGRGRGRGGKGGRGMNRGRGRNNRGRGRGGDCGAHEEENNGDMDMGDCGPRRNDQDKSHQQVSDKKGKVICKYYIEGRCTWGEHCNFSHDIELPKKKELCKFYITGFCARAENCPYMHGDFPCKLFHTTGSCVNGDECMFSHENLSEDTQDLLNKMLAEDAEAGAEDEKEVEELKKQGINPLPKPPPGVGLLPTPPRPPPSDPSSPGGGPCDSPGGPVPGLAPCPVPGGPGVGPCPGQAPPPGLPPPQPMPPPQPCPNNTQKKIPSLFEIRVQPTGQLAQKLGVRPPGGPPGPPPPGPPPPGPPPPHFQGPPGPPGHMGPGPPPGPPGMRPPGPMPHDMSMGPPGMNQGPPPMGPGPPMMPFGPGDGPPIGMMPPGPPPPYFENFYHPQQGMEMEQGGEEEDDYEDYEEMEQGDGSMGFMDQPPPDQGSMMGLDPGAGQGQSQPGIPDFMPTAQRALFMRIQQKQQQAEERARRLAEGGGERDAEAGDTANWYSSEEEDGGGSVTSILKTLRQQTQGGKLPNQPPPPHPTDTSPGGLNNPRLGTTNPAAAAAAATTAAATSRPADPRLSRDPRLTRTGETSQSDPPADPRLARHAPPPKPDPAPHHRAPSGPADEEEGERVLRDKPVPIPSEPVLGQALRDPRSQLQQFSHIKKDIVLLKPNFSKSVLWSPEDLIPLPVPKQDFLPLPPGIPPVTAVDPRLNRAQQQREHTAPPIPPPPPPPPPPSIPPAQPEPAALPDFELLSRILKTVNAASGQAPLPQVQPPPSAPATLPAADKPVDPRIARKIAADPRLQNQKPTLKAAAETLSAGPTATPAAASAAAPGIVQLTQPAVPAIAPYDPRLLSAGGGGRGGATAGLGSSTTGQSNVLSSISLYDPRTQSTGSGVGSGASVAKSDTANGNPSSEPKAGEAGKQGKPKEPLFVRKSALDQPETEKASGSEPATDRYNSYNRPRPKPVAPPPSATPAAGITADGSAVTGVSNPESGQQPGVHNLPVSSVFGLKQAAKSGGTGSPFGGSSPAQPADSAEQDAASLKEVFKGFDPTASPFCQ; via the exons CAGGGAGGATCATGAGCTGGAGGAAGGGGAGCTGGAAGATGATGGAGGGGAGGTGGAGAGCCCCAAAGCCGGGGAGCCCCAGGAGAAAGCGGGGGGCCgcgggagagagagggagaggcacgGGAGCGGCTCGGAGGACGACAAGTCTCACCGAcgcaagaggaagaggaggaaagagagagagaaggagaagaggAGGGCGAAGAAGAGGCGAAAATCCAAACACAAA CGCCACGCTTCCTCCAGCGACGAGCACTCTGAATTCAGCGACGAGTCGGACTACAGCCCTGGGGAAAAGGGTCTTAGGAAATACAGGGAGTACAGCCCCCAGTACCCCCCCCAG GCACTACAGCCTCATCCGGggtaccccccaccccctcacgGCGGTCCCATGCCCAAGAAGGGGGGCTACATGAAGCTGGAGAAGCCGGGAGGCTACGGGGGCTACGATGAGTACGATGAGGAGAATTacgaggggggggaggaggaggagatgggaGACGAGGATTACGATGACTTTGCCAAGGAGCTGAACCAGTACCGCAAAGCCAAAGAGGGGACGGGGGGCAACCGGGGGAGAG gtggTAAAGGTCgcgggaagaaccagagaggtcGCGTGGGAAGGGGAGGAGGCATGAGAGGAAGAGGCGGGCGAGGAGGCGGGCCCAGGGGCAGGGGGCGGGGCAAGATGGGCGGAGAGAATGACGACGGAGATGGAATGATGTTCTGTGAGGAGATGGAG TACGGAGAGGAAGACTTCGACCACATGGGTGATGAAGAGTTTGACGGTTACTCCAAAGAGATGAACCACTACAGGAGGAATAAAGATGGGCCAAACAGAGGGAGAG GTGCTAAAGGAGGACGGGGGCGTGGCCGAGGGGGAAAGGGGGGCCGGGGGATGAACCGAGGACGGGGGAGGAACaacagagggagggggagaggaggggactGCGGCGCTCACGAGGAGGAGAACAACGGAGACATGGACATGGGG GACTGCGGTCCGCGCAGGAACGATCAGGACAAGTCCCACCAGCAGGTCTCGGACAAGAAGGGCAAAGTGATCTGCAAGTACTACATCGAGGGCAGGTGCACCTGG GGGGAGCACTGCAACTTCAGCCATGACATCGAGCTACCCAAGAAGAAAGAACTGTGCAAGTTCTATATCACGGGCTTCTGTGCAAGAGCTGAGAACTGCCCTTACATGCACG GTGACTTCCCTTGCAAGCTGTTTCACACCACTGGGTCTTGTGTGAATGGAGACGAATGCATGTTCTCCCACGAGAACCTCTCTGAGGACACACAAGACCTGCTGAACAAG ATGTTAGCTGAGGACGCAGAAGCCGGAGCGGAGGacgagaaggaggtggaggagctgAAGAAACAAGGCATCAACCCGCTCCCCAAGCCCCCTCCTGGGGTGGGCCTGCTCCCCACTCCCCCCCGGCCCCCTCCCTCTGACCCCAGCTCTCCCGGAGGGGGTCCCTGCGACTCTCCAGGGGGTCCCGTGCCCGGATTGGCCCCCTGTCCGGTACCAGGGGGCCCCGGGGTAGGACCTTGCCCAGGACAGGCACCCCCACCTGGACTACCGCCTCCCCAGCCCATGCCTCCCCCCCAGCCCTGCCCCAACAACACACAGAAGAAAATTCCCTCCCTGTTTGAGATTCGGGTGCAGCCCACCGGCCAGCTGGCACAGAAACTAGGAGTGCG ACCCCCAGGTGGCCCCCCAGGCCCTCCCCCACCTGGGCCCCCCCCTCCAGGCCCTCCACCCCCCCACTTCCAAGGGCCACCAGGCCCTCCAGGACACATGGGGCCTGGCCCCCCTCCAGGGCCCCCAGGAATGAGGCCCCCTGGCCCGATGCCTCATGACATGTCAATGGGGCCCCCAGGCATGAACCAGGGGCCTCCTCCGATGGGCCCTGGGCCCCCGATGATGCCCTTCGGACCGGGCGATGGGCCCCCTATAGGCATGATGCCCCCGGGCCCCCCACCACCCTACTTTGAGAACTTCTACCATCCACAGCAGGGCATGGAGATGGAGCAAGGGGGAGAGGaag AAGACGATTACGAAGACTACGAGGAGATGGAGCAGGGGGACGGCTCGATGGGGTTCATGGACCAGCCTCCCCCGGACCAGGGCTCCATGATGGGGCTCGACCCGGGGGCTGGGCAGGGTCAGAGCCAGCCAGGGATCCCGGACTTCATGCCCACGGCCCAGCGGGCTCTCTTCATGAGGATCCAACAGAAACAGCAGCAGGCAGAGGAGCGGGCGAGGAGGTTggcagagggaggaggagagagagacgcAGAAG CAGGTGACACGGCTAACTGGTACTCCAGCGAGGAAGAGGACGGTGGTGGCAGTGTGACCTCCATCCTCAAAACCCTTCGCCAGCAGACACAAGGGGGGAAGCTGCCAAACCAgcctccccctccccaccccacagACACCAGCCCTGGGGGTCTCAACAACCCCCGCCTGGGCACAACcaacccagcagcagcagcagcagcagcgacaACAGCGGCCGCCACAAGCCGTCCAGCTGACCCCCGACTGTCCCGGGACCCCCGTCTGACCAGGACGGGCGAGACCAGCCAGAGCGACCCCCCTGCGGACCCCCGCTTAGCCCGCCACGCCCCACCCCCAAAACCAGACCCTGCCCCCCACCACAGGGCCCCCAGCGGCCCGGCGGACGAGGAGGAAGGGGAGAGGGTCTTGCGTGACAAGCCCGTCCCCATCCCCTCGGAGCCCGTGCTGGGCCAGGCTCTCAGGGACCCccggtcccagctgcagcagttcAGCCACATCAAGAAAGACATCGTGCTCCTCAAGCCCAACTTCTCCAAATCGGTGCTCTGGAGCCCCGAGGATTTGATACCCCTGCCCGTGCCCAAGCAAGACTTCCTCCCCTTGCCTCCCGGGATCCCCCCAGTGACAGCGGTGGACCCCAGACTGAACCGAGCCCAGCAGCAGCGAGAGCACACGGCCCCCCCcattcctccccctcctcctcctcctcctcctccctcgaTCCCCCCTGCCCAGCCCGAGCCGGCCGCCCTCCCGGACTTCGAGCTCCTCTCCCGGATCCTGAAGACGGTCAACGCTGCTTCCGGGCAGGCGCCCCTCCCCCAGGTTCAGCCGCCGCCCTCCGCCCCGGCGACCCTGCCCGCGGCGGACAAACCCGTCGACCCGCGGATCGCGCGCAAAATCGCGGCCGACCCCAGATTGCAAAACCAGAAACCCACGCTCAAAGCAGCGGCCGAAACTTTGTCCGCTGGCCCCACTGCTACTCCTGCTGCTGCATCTGCTGCTGCCCCGGGTATTGTTCAACTGACACAGCCAGCAGTGCCGGCCATCGCTCCCTACGACCCCAGGCTGCTTTCcgcggggggtggggggagaggaggggcaaCTGCAGGACTGGGTAGCAGCACTACGGGCCAGAGCAATGTGCTAAGCAGCATAAGCCTGTACGACCCCAGGACTCAGAGCACGGGGAGTGGGGTAGGTAGTGGCGCCTCAGTGGCTAAATCGGACACCGCTAATGGGAATCCTTCCTCCGAGCCCAAAGCGGGAGAAGCAGGCAAGCAGGGCAAGCCGAAGGAGCCGCTGTTCGTGCGCAAGTCAGCGCTGGATCAGCCAGAGACGGAGAAAGCCAGCGGCTCAGAACCGGCCACGGACAGATACAACAGCTACAACAGGCCCAGGCCCAAGCCCGTGGCTCCGCCCCCGTCGGCGACGCCCGCGGCCGGAATCACCGCCGACGGTTCTGCAGTTACCGGGGTCTCCAATCCGGAGTCCGGACAACAGCCTGGGGTTCACAACCTCCCCGTGTCTTCCGTGTTCGGGTTGAAACAGGCGGCCAAATCCGGGGGTACGGGGAGCCCCTTTGGGGGCAGCAGCCCTGCGCAGCCGGCAGACAGCGCCGAGCAAGACGCAGCCTCGCTGAAAGAGGTGTTCAAGGGGTTTGACCCCACGGCTTCCCCCTTCTGCCAGTGA
- the LOC117394252 gene encoding zinc finger CCCH domain-containing protein 4 isoform X2 codes for MAVESMSVHQSSPTTSNHEHINNVLTDESREDHELEEGELEDDGGEVESPKAGEPQEKAGGRGRERERHGSGSEDDKSHRRKRKRRKEREKEKRRAKKRRKSKHKRHASSSDEHSEFSDESDYSPGEKGLRKYREYSPQYPPQALQPHPGYPPPPHGGPMPKKGGYMKLEKPGGYGGYDEYDEENYEGGEEEEMGDEDYDDFAKELNQYRKAKEGTGGNRGRGGKGRGKNQRGRVGRGGGMRGRGGRGGGPRGRGRGKMGGENDDGDGMMFCEEMEYGEEDFDHMGDEEFDGYSKEMNHYRRNKDGPNRGRGAKGGRGRGRGGKGGRGMNRGRGRNNRGRGRGGDCGAHEEENNGDMDMGDCGPRRNDQDKSHQQVSDKKGKVICKYYIEGRCTWGEHCNFSHDIELPKKKELCKFYITGFCARAENCPYMHGDFPCKLFHTTGSCVNGDECMFSHENLSEDTQDLLNKMLAEDAEAGAEDEKEVEELKKQGINPLPKPPPGVGLLPTPPRPPPSDPSSPGGGPCDSPGGPVPGLAPCPVPGGPGVGPCPGQAPPPGLPPPQPMPPPQPCPNNTQKKIPSLFEIRVQPTGQLAQKLGVRPPGGPPGPPPPGPPPPGPPPPHFQGPPGPPGHMGPGPPPGPPGMRPPGPMPHDMSMGPPGMNQGPPPMGPGPPMMPFGPGDGPPIGMMPPGPPPPYFENFYHPQQGMEMEQGGEEEDDYEDYEEMEQGDGSMGFMDQPPPDQGSMMGLDPGAGQGQSQPGIPDFMPTAQRALFMRIQQKQQQAEERARRLAEGGGERDAEGDTANWYSSEEEDGGGSVTSILKTLRQQTQGGKLPNQPPPPHPTDTSPGGLNNPRLGTTNPAAAAAAATTAAATSRPADPRLSRDPRLTRTGETSQSDPPADPRLARHAPPPKPDPAPHHRAPSGPADEEEGERVLRDKPVPIPSEPVLGQALRDPRSQLQQFSHIKKDIVLLKPNFSKSVLWSPEDLIPLPVPKQDFLPLPPGIPPVTAVDPRLNRAQQQREHTAPPIPPPPPPPPPPSIPPAQPEPAALPDFELLSRILKTVNAASGQAPLPQVQPPPSAPATLPAADKPVDPRIARKIAADPRLQNQKPTLKAAAETLSAGPTATPAAASAAAPGIVQLTQPAVPAIAPYDPRLLSAGGGGRGGATAGLGSSTTGQSNVLSSISLYDPRTQSTGSGVGSGASVAKSDTANGNPSSEPKAGEAGKQGKPKEPLFVRKSALDQPETEKASGSEPATDRYNSYNRPRPKPVAPPPSATPAAGITADGSAVTGVSNPESGQQPGVHNLPVSSVFGLKQAAKSGGTGSPFGGSSPAQPADSAEQDAASLKEVFKGFDPTASPFCQ; via the exons CAGGGAGGATCATGAGCTGGAGGAAGGGGAGCTGGAAGATGATGGAGGGGAGGTGGAGAGCCCCAAAGCCGGGGAGCCCCAGGAGAAAGCGGGGGGCCgcgggagagagagggagaggcacgGGAGCGGCTCGGAGGACGACAAGTCTCACCGAcgcaagaggaagaggaggaaagagagagagaaggagaagaggAGGGCGAAGAAGAGGCGAAAATCCAAACACAAA CGCCACGCTTCCTCCAGCGACGAGCACTCTGAATTCAGCGACGAGTCGGACTACAGCCCTGGGGAAAAGGGTCTTAGGAAATACAGGGAGTACAGCCCCCAGTACCCCCCCCAG GCACTACAGCCTCATCCGGggtaccccccaccccctcacgGCGGTCCCATGCCCAAGAAGGGGGGCTACATGAAGCTGGAGAAGCCGGGAGGCTACGGGGGCTACGATGAGTACGATGAGGAGAATTacgaggggggggaggaggaggagatgggaGACGAGGATTACGATGACTTTGCCAAGGAGCTGAACCAGTACCGCAAAGCCAAAGAGGGGACGGGGGGCAACCGGGGGAGAG gtggTAAAGGTCgcgggaagaaccagagaggtcGCGTGGGAAGGGGAGGAGGCATGAGAGGAAGAGGCGGGCGAGGAGGCGGGCCCAGGGGCAGGGGGCGGGGCAAGATGGGCGGAGAGAATGACGACGGAGATGGAATGATGTTCTGTGAGGAGATGGAG TACGGAGAGGAAGACTTCGACCACATGGGTGATGAAGAGTTTGACGGTTACTCCAAAGAGATGAACCACTACAGGAGGAATAAAGATGGGCCAAACAGAGGGAGAG GTGCTAAAGGAGGACGGGGGCGTGGCCGAGGGGGAAAGGGGGGCCGGGGGATGAACCGAGGACGGGGGAGGAACaacagagggagggggagaggaggggactGCGGCGCTCACGAGGAGGAGAACAACGGAGACATGGACATGGGG GACTGCGGTCCGCGCAGGAACGATCAGGACAAGTCCCACCAGCAGGTCTCGGACAAGAAGGGCAAAGTGATCTGCAAGTACTACATCGAGGGCAGGTGCACCTGG GGGGAGCACTGCAACTTCAGCCATGACATCGAGCTACCCAAGAAGAAAGAACTGTGCAAGTTCTATATCACGGGCTTCTGTGCAAGAGCTGAGAACTGCCCTTACATGCACG GTGACTTCCCTTGCAAGCTGTTTCACACCACTGGGTCTTGTGTGAATGGAGACGAATGCATGTTCTCCCACGAGAACCTCTCTGAGGACACACAAGACCTGCTGAACAAG ATGTTAGCTGAGGACGCAGAAGCCGGAGCGGAGGacgagaaggaggtggaggagctgAAGAAACAAGGCATCAACCCGCTCCCCAAGCCCCCTCCTGGGGTGGGCCTGCTCCCCACTCCCCCCCGGCCCCCTCCCTCTGACCCCAGCTCTCCCGGAGGGGGTCCCTGCGACTCTCCAGGGGGTCCCGTGCCCGGATTGGCCCCCTGTCCGGTACCAGGGGGCCCCGGGGTAGGACCTTGCCCAGGACAGGCACCCCCACCTGGACTACCGCCTCCCCAGCCCATGCCTCCCCCCCAGCCCTGCCCCAACAACACACAGAAGAAAATTCCCTCCCTGTTTGAGATTCGGGTGCAGCCCACCGGCCAGCTGGCACAGAAACTAGGAGTGCG ACCCCCAGGTGGCCCCCCAGGCCCTCCCCCACCTGGGCCCCCCCCTCCAGGCCCTCCACCCCCCCACTTCCAAGGGCCACCAGGCCCTCCAGGACACATGGGGCCTGGCCCCCCTCCAGGGCCCCCAGGAATGAGGCCCCCTGGCCCGATGCCTCATGACATGTCAATGGGGCCCCCAGGCATGAACCAGGGGCCTCCTCCGATGGGCCCTGGGCCCCCGATGATGCCCTTCGGACCGGGCGATGGGCCCCCTATAGGCATGATGCCCCCGGGCCCCCCACCACCCTACTTTGAGAACTTCTACCATCCACAGCAGGGCATGGAGATGGAGCAAGGGGGAGAGGaag AAGACGATTACGAAGACTACGAGGAGATGGAGCAGGGGGACGGCTCGATGGGGTTCATGGACCAGCCTCCCCCGGACCAGGGCTCCATGATGGGGCTCGACCCGGGGGCTGGGCAGGGTCAGAGCCAGCCAGGGATCCCGGACTTCATGCCCACGGCCCAGCGGGCTCTCTTCATGAGGATCCAACAGAAACAGCAGCAGGCAGAGGAGCGGGCGAGGAGGTTggcagagggaggaggagagagagacgcAGAAG GTGACACGGCTAACTGGTACTCCAGCGAGGAAGAGGACGGTGGTGGCAGTGTGACCTCCATCCTCAAAACCCTTCGCCAGCAGACACAAGGGGGGAAGCTGCCAAACCAgcctccccctccccaccccacagACACCAGCCCTGGGGGTCTCAACAACCCCCGCCTGGGCACAACcaacccagcagcagcagcagcagcagcgacaACAGCGGCCGCCACAAGCCGTCCAGCTGACCCCCGACTGTCCCGGGACCCCCGTCTGACCAGGACGGGCGAGACCAGCCAGAGCGACCCCCCTGCGGACCCCCGCTTAGCCCGCCACGCCCCACCCCCAAAACCAGACCCTGCCCCCCACCACAGGGCCCCCAGCGGCCCGGCGGACGAGGAGGAAGGGGAGAGGGTCTTGCGTGACAAGCCCGTCCCCATCCCCTCGGAGCCCGTGCTGGGCCAGGCTCTCAGGGACCCccggtcccagctgcagcagttcAGCCACATCAAGAAAGACATCGTGCTCCTCAAGCCCAACTTCTCCAAATCGGTGCTCTGGAGCCCCGAGGATTTGATACCCCTGCCCGTGCCCAAGCAAGACTTCCTCCCCTTGCCTCCCGGGATCCCCCCAGTGACAGCGGTGGACCCCAGACTGAACCGAGCCCAGCAGCAGCGAGAGCACACGGCCCCCCCcattcctccccctcctcctcctcctcctcctccctcgaTCCCCCCTGCCCAGCCCGAGCCGGCCGCCCTCCCGGACTTCGAGCTCCTCTCCCGGATCCTGAAGACGGTCAACGCTGCTTCCGGGCAGGCGCCCCTCCCCCAGGTTCAGCCGCCGCCCTCCGCCCCGGCGACCCTGCCCGCGGCGGACAAACCCGTCGACCCGCGGATCGCGCGCAAAATCGCGGCCGACCCCAGATTGCAAAACCAGAAACCCACGCTCAAAGCAGCGGCCGAAACTTTGTCCGCTGGCCCCACTGCTACTCCTGCTGCTGCATCTGCTGCTGCCCCGGGTATTGTTCAACTGACACAGCCAGCAGTGCCGGCCATCGCTCCCTACGACCCCAGGCTGCTTTCcgcggggggtggggggagaggaggggcaaCTGCAGGACTGGGTAGCAGCACTACGGGCCAGAGCAATGTGCTAAGCAGCATAAGCCTGTACGACCCCAGGACTCAGAGCACGGGGAGTGGGGTAGGTAGTGGCGCCTCAGTGGCTAAATCGGACACCGCTAATGGGAATCCTTCCTCCGAGCCCAAAGCGGGAGAAGCAGGCAAGCAGGGCAAGCCGAAGGAGCCGCTGTTCGTGCGCAAGTCAGCGCTGGATCAGCCAGAGACGGAGAAAGCCAGCGGCTCAGAACCGGCCACGGACAGATACAACAGCTACAACAGGCCCAGGCCCAAGCCCGTGGCTCCGCCCCCGTCGGCGACGCCCGCGGCCGGAATCACCGCCGACGGTTCTGCAGTTACCGGGGTCTCCAATCCGGAGTCCGGACAACAGCCTGGGGTTCACAACCTCCCCGTGTCTTCCGTGTTCGGGTTGAAACAGGCGGCCAAATCCGGGGGTACGGGGAGCCCCTTTGGGGGCAGCAGCCCTGCGCAGCCGGCAGACAGCGCCGAGCAAGACGCAGCCTCGCTGAAAGAGGTGTTCAAGGGGTTTGACCCCACGGCTTCCCCCTTCTGCCAGTGA